A single window of Nicotiana tomentosiformis chromosome 1, ASM39032v3, whole genome shotgun sequence DNA harbors:
- the LOC138907535 gene encoding uncharacterized protein: MRSTTANCIKVAAREVLGVSKGSPGGHKGDWWWNGEVQGKVEAKKAAYLKLVKSTKKEAKLAVTMAKNAAFAHLYDELGGRGEDKKLYRLAKVRERKTRDLDQVKCIKNEDGKVLMDEALIRRIWQAYFHKLLNKEVDRSIVLGELEHSESRQDFGYCRQITVDEVEGAMCKMCRDRATTPDEIPVEFWKSAGRAGLEWLTGLFNVIFKTKKMPE; the protein is encoded by the coding sequence ATGCGGTCCACGACTGCGAATTGCATTAAGGTAGCTGCTAGAGAGGTCTTAGGGGTCTCGAAGGGCTCTCCTGGGGGTCATAAAggggactggtggtggaatggagaggttcaaggtaaagtggaagctaaGAAAGCTGCTTATTTGAAGCTAGTGAAGAGTACAAAGAAAGAGGCGAAGTTAGCAGTTACGATGGCTAAGAACGCGGCATTTGCTCATTTGTATGATGAGCTCGGGGGTAGAGGTGAGGACAAGAAGTTGTACCGGTTGGCCAAGGTGAGGGAGAGGAAAACCCGTGACTTAGACCAagtcaagtgcatcaagaacgaGGATGGCAAAGTGTTGATGGACGAGGCACTTATTAGGAGAATATGGCAGGCATACTTTCATAAATTATTGAACAAGGAAGTGGATAGAAGCATTGTGCTGGGTGAGTTGGAGCACTCTGAGAGTCGGCAGGATTTTGGGTACTGTAGGCAGATTACGGTAGATGAGGTGGAAGGGGCGATGTGTAAGATGTGCAGGGACAGAGCGACGACGCCAGATGAAATCCCGGTGGAATTCTGGAAGAGCGCGGGTCGGgcaggtttggagtggctcactgggctgtttaatgttatttttaagacgaagaagatgcccgaataA